In one window of Heterodontus francisci isolate sHetFra1 chromosome X, sHetFra1.hap1, whole genome shotgun sequence DNA:
- the sarnp gene encoding SAP domain-containing ribonucleoprotein isoform X1 gives MADRMAVDISKLKLTELRQECASRELDTKGNKQDLIQRLQAYLEEHAEEEVNEEDVLAEDTEEEEQQQQQQKVEPEVEGQTVAVKEPEETTAKKLVKIMAPMTESERLKKRAERFNVPGTAESKKAARAARFGLPVATKGTPGNIKTMISAEKLRERAERFGMNVSSLSKKTEDDEKMKKRKERFGIVTSSAGGGDDVEVTKLAYYPTPWKPANSDL, from the exons ATGGCGGACCGGATGGCGGTGGACATCAGCAAATTGAAG TTGACCGAACTGAGACAAGAATGTGCTTCAAGAGAGCTGGATACTAAAGGAAACAAGCAGGATCTCATTCAGAGACTGCAGGCTTACCTGGAAGAACATG CTGAGGAAGAAGTAAATGAAGAGGATGTTCTAGCTGAAGATACAGAG gaggaggagcagcagcagcagcagcagaaggtTGAGCCAGAAGTTGAAGGTCAAACTGTTGCTGTCAAAGAACCAGAAGA AACTACAGCAAAGAAGTTGGTTAAAATAATGGCACCAATGACGGAGAGTGAG AGACTGAAGAAAAGAGCAGAGCGGTTCAATGTACCAGGGACAGCGGAGAGTAAGAAAGCTGCTCGTGCTGCACG GTTTGGTTTGCCTGTTGCAACAAAAG GTACTCCTGGAAATATCAAAACCATG ATCAGTGCTGaaaaattgagagagagagctGAAAGATTTGGTATGAATGTATCGTCACTCTCCAAAAAG ACTGAAGATGATGAGAAAATGAAAAAGAGGAAGGAGAGGTTTGGAATTGTGACAAGTTCAGCAGGAGGTGGAGATGATGTAGAGGTAACCAAACTAGCATATTATCCAACACCTTGGAAACCTGCCAACTCTGATCTCTAG
- the sarnp gene encoding SAP domain-containing ribonucleoprotein isoform X3: MADRMAVDISKLKLTELRQECASRELDTKGNKQDLIQRLQAYLEEHAEEEVNEEDVLAEDTERLKKRAERFNVPGTAESKKAARAARFGLPVATKGTPGNIKTMISAEKLRERAERFGMNVSSLSKKTEDDEKMKKRKERFGIVTSSAGGGDDVEVTKLAYYPTPWKPANSDL; the protein is encoded by the exons ATGGCGGACCGGATGGCGGTGGACATCAGCAAATTGAAG TTGACCGAACTGAGACAAGAATGTGCTTCAAGAGAGCTGGATACTAAAGGAAACAAGCAGGATCTCATTCAGAGACTGCAGGCTTACCTGGAAGAACATG CTGAGGAAGAAGTAAATGAAGAGGATGTTCTAGCTGAAGATACAGAG AGACTGAAGAAAAGAGCAGAGCGGTTCAATGTACCAGGGACAGCGGAGAGTAAGAAAGCTGCTCGTGCTGCACG GTTTGGTTTGCCTGTTGCAACAAAAG GTACTCCTGGAAATATCAAAACCATG ATCAGTGCTGaaaaattgagagagagagctGAAAGATTTGGTATGAATGTATCGTCACTCTCCAAAAAG ACTGAAGATGATGAGAAAATGAAAAAGAGGAAGGAGAGGTTTGGAATTGTGACAAGTTCAGCAGGAGGTGGAGATGATGTAGAGGTAACCAAACTAGCATATTATCCAACACCTTGGAAACCTGCCAACTCTGATCTCTAG
- the sarnp gene encoding SAP domain-containing ribonucleoprotein isoform X2 — protein sequence MADRMAVDISKLKLTELRQECASRELDTKGNKQDLIQRLQAYLEEHAEEEVNEEDVLAEDTEEEEQQQQQQKVEPEVEGQTVAVKEPEETTAKKLVKIMAPMTESERLKKRAERFNVPGTAESKKAARAARFGLPVATKGTPGNIKTMISAEKLRERAERFGMNVSSLSKKTEDDEKMKKRKERFGIVTSSAGGGDDVEAKKRKRAERFGIV from the exons ATGGCGGACCGGATGGCGGTGGACATCAGCAAATTGAAG TTGACCGAACTGAGACAAGAATGTGCTTCAAGAGAGCTGGATACTAAAGGAAACAAGCAGGATCTCATTCAGAGACTGCAGGCTTACCTGGAAGAACATG CTGAGGAAGAAGTAAATGAAGAGGATGTTCTAGCTGAAGATACAGAG gaggaggagcagcagcagcagcagcagaaggtTGAGCCAGAAGTTGAAGGTCAAACTGTTGCTGTCAAAGAACCAGAAGA AACTACAGCAAAGAAGTTGGTTAAAATAATGGCACCAATGACGGAGAGTGAG AGACTGAAGAAAAGAGCAGAGCGGTTCAATGTACCAGGGACAGCGGAGAGTAAGAAAGCTGCTCGTGCTGCACG GTTTGGTTTGCCTGTTGCAACAAAAG GTACTCCTGGAAATATCAAAACCATG ATCAGTGCTGaaaaattgagagagagagctGAAAGATTTGGTATGAATGTATCGTCACTCTCCAAAAAG ACTGAAGATGATGAGAAAATGAAAAAGAGGAAGGAGAGGTTTGGAATTGTGACAAGTTCAGCAGGAGGTGGAGATGATGTAGAG GCAAAGAAGAGGAAAAGAGCAGAACGTTTTGGGATTGTCTGA